One window from the genome of Lutra lutra chromosome X, mLutLut1.2, whole genome shotgun sequence encodes:
- the RBMX gene encoding RNA-binding motif protein, X chromosome: protein MVEADRPGKLFIGGLNTETNEKALEAVFGKYGRIVEVLLMKDRETNKSRGFAFVTFESPADAKDAARDMNGKSLDGKAIKVEQATKPSFESGRRGPPPPPRSRGPPRGLRGGRGGSGGTRGPPSRGGHMDDGGYSMNFNMSSSRGPLPVKRGPPPRSGGPPPKRSAPSGPVRSSSGMGGRAPVSRGRDSYGGPPRREPLPSRRDVYLSPRDDGYSTKDSYSSRDYPSSRDTRDYAPPPRDYTYRDYGHSSSRDDYPSRGYSDRDGYGRDRDYSDHPSGGSYRDSYESYGNSRSAPPTRGPPPSYGGSSRYDDYSSSRDGYGGSRDSYSSSRSDLYSSGRDRVGRQERGLPPSMERGYPPPRDSYSSSSRGAPRGGGRGGSRSDRGGGRSRY from the exons atggttgAAGCAGATCGCCCAGGAAAGCTTTTCATTGGTGGCCTcaatacagaaacaaatgaaaaagcccTTGAAGCAGTATTTGGCAAATATGGACGAATAGTGGAAG TTCTGTTGATGAAAGATCGTGAAACCAACAAATCAAGAGGATTTGCTTTTGTCACCTTTGAGAGCCCAGCAGATGCTAAGGATGCAGCCAGAGACATGAATGGAAAG TCCTTAGATGGAAAAGCCATCAAAGTAGAACAGGCCACTAAACCATCATTTGAAAGTGGTAGACGTGGACCACCGCCACCTCCAAGAAGCAGAGGCCCTCCAAGAGGTCTTAGAGGcggaagaggaggaagtggaggaaccAGGGGACCTCCCTCACGTGGAGGGCACATGG ATGATGGTGGCTATTCCATGAATTTTAACATGAGTTCTTCCAGGGGACCACTTCCAGTAAAAAGAGGACCACCACCACGAAGTGGTGGTCCTCCTCCTAAAAGATCAGCCCCTTCAGGACCAGTTCGCAGCAGCAGTGGAATGGGAGGAAGAG ctccTGTGTCACGCGGAAGAGATAGTTATGGAGGCCCGCCTCGAAGGGAACCCCTACCCTCCCGTAGAGATGTTTATTTGTCCCCGAGAGATGATGGATACTCCACTAAAGACAG cTATTCAAGCAGAGATTACCCAAGTTCTCGTGATACAAGAGATTATGCACCACCGCCGAGAGATTATACTTACCGTGATTATGGTCATTCCAGTTCACGTGATGACTACCCGTCAAGAGGCTATAG TGATAGAGATGGCTATGGTCGTGATCGTGACTATTCAGATCATCCAAGTGGAGGCTCCTACAGAGATTCATATGAGAGTTATG GTAACTCACGTAGTGCTCCACCTACACGAGGGCCCCCGCCATCTTATGGTGGAAGCAGTCGCTATGATGATTACAGCAGCTCACGTGACGGATATGGTGGAAGTCGAGACAGTTACTCAAGCAGCCGAAGTGATCTCTACTCAAGTGGTCGTGATCGGGTTGGCAGACAAGAAAGAGGGCTTCCCCCTTCTATGGAAAGGGGGTACCCTCCTCCACGTGATTCCTACAGCAGTTCAAGCCGCGGAGCACCAAGAGGTGGTGGCCGTGGAGGAAGCCGATCTGatagagggggaggcagaagcagatattaa